One stretch of Desulfovibrio sp. TomC DNA includes these proteins:
- a CDS encoding LemA family protein gives MIALFVLLGVLVLLGLYAVSLYNGLVRGRNLAGEAKSGVDVQLKRRADLIPNLVAVVKGYMGHERGVLESVTGLRSKIAAAPDDSARFRLEGELTQALGRLFAVAESYPQLRASENFASLQQELASIETDIQMARRYYNGAARAQNNRVETFPANLVSGPFGFSVLPYFELDDPADRTAPHISFDAGAGA, from the coding sequence ATGATCGCCCTTTTTGTCCTTCTCGGCGTTCTCGTGCTGCTCGGCCTGTACGCCGTTTCCCTGTACAATGGTCTCGTCCGTGGCCGCAATCTGGCCGGGGAAGCCAAAAGCGGCGTGGACGTGCAACTCAAACGCCGGGCCGATCTCATTCCCAATCTGGTAGCCGTCGTCAAAGGGTATATGGGGCATGAGCGCGGCGTACTGGAATCGGTGACGGGACTGCGTTCCAAAATTGCCGCCGCCCCGGACGACAGTGCCCGTTTCCGACTGGAAGGCGAACTGACCCAGGCCCTGGGGCGACTGTTTGCCGTGGCCGAAAGCTATCCACAGCTGCGGGCCAGCGAGAATTTTGCTTCCTTGCAACAGGAACTGGCCAGCATCGAAACGGACATTCAGATGGCGAGACGCTATTACAACGGCGCAGCTCGGGCCCAGAACAACCGAGTCGAGACATTTCCGGCCAATCTTGTCTCAGGACCATTCGGTTTTTCCGTTCTGCCCTATTTCGAACTCGACGACCCGGCTGATCGAACAGCCCCGCACATCAGCTTCGATGCTGGAGCCGGGGCGTGA
- a CDS encoding tetratricopeptide repeat protein, giving the protein METQDLSIAILTNNQHHATRDKKCCLELKVKTILVSDELEDLLQPIQEDTVQVVLIDAAVKGMDGYACLRALRKATKSKLLPVIMVTPESTIQHVTKAIAAGCNGYIIRPYSRTTFERHLQLAIETTNADIVESEQLDTAKELVQQGKFDEALQEFSEIVEEENESLAWFDKGMDYLHRQKFGKAIVAFNKAVALNSMYAEAYQGMAQAYKGKGDDVNYRAFLDKSAEILALQDRLAELKELFAEILEANPDAINPYNSLGIDLRKKGDYAGAMHAYAQALTLTPQDENLLYNIAKACIFAKDYAQAIKHLERAIQVRNPFPEAAQLLAKLHAKQYDQLSAPPKTAATDAGQDRLAMDV; this is encoded by the coding sequence ATGGAAACGCAAGACCTCTCCATCGCCATCCTGACCAATAATCAGCACCATGCCACCAGAGACAAGAAGTGTTGTCTCGAGCTCAAGGTCAAAACCATTCTCGTGAGCGATGAACTGGAAGACCTGCTCCAACCGATTCAAGAAGACACGGTCCAGGTTGTCCTCATCGATGCGGCAGTCAAGGGCATGGACGGGTATGCCTGCCTGCGCGCCTTGCGAAAGGCCACAAAATCCAAGCTGCTGCCCGTCATCATGGTCACGCCGGAAAGTACAATTCAGCATGTCACCAAAGCCATTGCCGCTGGTTGCAACGGCTATATTATCCGACCCTATTCCCGCACCACCTTTGAACGCCATCTGCAGCTGGCTATTGAAACGACTAACGCCGACATCGTCGAGTCGGAACAGCTGGATACGGCCAAGGAACTGGTCCAACAGGGAAAGTTTGACGAGGCCTTGCAGGAGTTTTCCGAAATTGTGGAAGAGGAAAACGAGTCGCTTGCCTGGTTTGACAAGGGCATGGACTATCTGCACCGTCAGAAATTCGGCAAGGCCATCGTGGCCTTTAACAAGGCCGTGGCCCTCAATTCCATGTACGCCGAGGCCTACCAGGGCATGGCCCAGGCCTATAAAGGCAAGGGAGACGATGTCAACTACCGGGCTTTCCTGGACAAATCAGCCGAAATTCTGGCCCTGCAGGACCGCCTGGCCGAACTCAAGGAACTGTTTGCCGAAATCCTTGAAGCCAATCCCGACGCCATCAATCCATACAATTCGCTGGGCATCGACCTGCGCAAAAAGGGCGACTACGCCGGGGCCATGCACGCCTATGCGCAGGCCCTGACCCTGACGCCCCAGGACGAAAATCTCTTGTACAACATCGCCAAGGCCTGCATTTTTGCCAAGGACTATGCCCAGGCCATCAAGCATCTGGAGCGAGCCATCCAGGTTCGCAATCCTTTCCCCGAAGCCGCCCAGCTCCTTGCCAAATTACACGCCAAGCAATACGATCAACTTTCCGCACCCCCGAAAACGGCTGCCACCGACGCCGGCCAGGACCGTCTGGCCATGGACGTCTGA
- a CDS encoding antibiotic biosynthesis monooxygenase family protein has protein sequence MIAREWKCLCPGKHRDGFLKHLYATGVAETAALPGFCGYQILERELEGEMEVTLVTYWTSLDDVKTFAGEDIGRAVLYPGDEVYEIVPETVVRHSGVVGAGWPAAMQK, from the coding sequence ATGATCGCGCGAGAATGGAAATGCCTGTGTCCGGGGAAGCACCGCGACGGATTTCTCAAGCATCTCTACGCCACCGGCGTGGCCGAGACCGCGGCGCTGCCGGGCTTTTGCGGCTACCAGATTCTGGAGCGGGAGCTTGAAGGCGAAATGGAAGTGACGCTTGTCACCTACTGGACGTCGCTGGACGATGTGAAGACGTTTGCCGGCGAAGATATCGGGCGAGCGGTGCTGTATCCGGGGGATGAGGTGTACGAGATCGTGCCGGAGACGGTGGTGCGGCATTCTGGCGTTGTGGGGGCGGGGTGGCCGGCGGCAATGCAGAAATAG
- a CDS encoding (2Fe-2S) ferredoxin domain-containing protein — translation MEKPQYLINVCASFRVKGEAKGICHKKGSHNLLGYMEEGILDRDIDARVVSTGCLKQCEDGPVVVVMPNNWWYKEIDSEDKVDELLDALEKGEACEDYLFT, via the coding sequence ATGGAAAAGCCGCAATACCTGATCAACGTCTGCGCGAGCTTTCGCGTCAAGGGCGAGGCCAAGGGCATCTGCCACAAAAAGGGATCGCACAACCTGCTTGGCTACATGGAAGAAGGCATCCTCGACCGGGACATCGACGCCCGGGTGGTCAGCACCGGATGCCTGAAGCAGTGCGAAGACGGACCGGTTGTGGTCGTTATGCCCAACAACTGGTGGTACAAAGAGATCGACAGCGAAGATAAAGTGGATGAGTTGCTCGACGCCCTGGAAAAAGGCGAAGCCTGCGAAGACTATTTGTTCACCTAG
- a CDS encoding two-component system sensor histidine kinase NtrB, with protein MGVIGIWPDGLEDTDVADLLPAVGHEMIRIAVGSAFPGAIDVLVADVRTVLAQAGQLAACQARGGERHFSVLAVMAATANDAAVQAVLAVADEVIRRPVGAAELTARLGRLLACREQTLAMGKLRACGDGQQAALAAATADLSRRVKALHCLSEVHAVIQRFGQPREQLFQGIAALIPPAMHRPEAIHARVLADGGQFVSPDFRQGPCRLRFPLAGSGQPDAALEVFSDEGDPDSVGGSFHADEVELVRLVAQRLDRTLARLGAEAALAREREFSALLMNTLPGGVVRLNRAGAIVFCNPRAAAVLELQNRNLGSPAYDDPGFGTRDVDGGPLAAGEHPFARVLATGRPVYDMVLSLARPVGGRRFVSMSAAPLFAPDGAVDEVVLSLVDVTGQKSMERQLAHALKMESLGQLAAGIAHEINTPVQYVGGNLEFLGNTFGRLLELLDKLAASALAGQGEPQGNQRLAEELAELLGDEELRFLLEETPAAIQESKEGLDRVAAIVLSMKRFAHPGNAAALPVDVAQAVADTLAVSRSAWKFAADVSVEIDADVPPVLFVPGDFNQILLNIVVNAAQAVEEKFAPTGRKGHIAIRAAQSAGGVELVIADDGPGIPAAIRQRIFDPFFTTKPVGKGTGQGLAIVHSLVERHKAGLEVLSKPGEGTSFVLRLPVAEQAKIGL; from the coding sequence ATGGGCGTTATCGGCATCTGGCCGGATGGATTGGAAGATACGGACGTGGCTGATCTGCTGCCTGCGGTCGGACACGAGATGATACGGATTGCGGTTGGTTCGGCTTTTCCCGGGGCCATTGACGTCCTCGTGGCCGACGTCCGGACCGTCCTGGCCCAGGCCGGCCAACTGGCTGCCTGCCAAGCCCGGGGTGGAGAACGCCATTTTTCCGTGCTCGCCGTCATGGCCGCAACAGCCAACGACGCTGCCGTGCAGGCCGTCTTGGCCGTGGCCGATGAAGTCATCCGCCGGCCGGTCGGAGCGGCGGAACTGACGGCCCGGCTTGGACGACTGCTTGCCTGTCGGGAACAGACCTTGGCCATGGGCAAACTGCGGGCATGCGGCGATGGCCAGCAGGCCGCTCTGGCAGCCGCCACAGCCGACCTGTCGCGTCGGGTCAAGGCCTTGCACTGCCTCTCCGAGGTCCACGCCGTGATCCAGCGTTTCGGCCAACCCCGGGAGCAGCTGTTCCAGGGAATCGCGGCCCTTATCCCGCCCGCCATGCACCGGCCCGAAGCGATCCATGCCCGGGTGTTGGCCGATGGCGGGCAGTTTGTCTCTCCGGACTTTCGCCAGGGACCGTGCCGGCTGCGCTTCCCGCTCGCCGGATCGGGGCAACCGGATGCCGCCCTGGAAGTCTTTTCCGACGAGGGAGATCCTGACTCCGTGGGGGGCTCCTTTCATGCGGACGAAGTCGAACTCGTGCGGCTCGTGGCCCAGCGGCTGGATCGCACCCTGGCCCGGCTGGGAGCCGAAGCCGCCTTGGCCCGGGAACGCGAATTTTCCGCCCTGCTCATGAACACTCTGCCCGGCGGGGTGGTGCGGCTCAACCGGGCCGGGGCCATTGTCTTTTGCAATCCCCGGGCTGCGGCTGTTCTCGAACTGCAAAATCGCAATCTCGGCTCTCCCGCATACGACGATCCAGGTTTCGGGACGAGGGATGTGGACGGAGGACCCCTGGCTGCGGGTGAGCACCCTTTTGCCCGGGTCCTGGCCACGGGCCGGCCGGTGTATGACATGGTGCTTTCCCTTGCCCGACCGGTGGGTGGCCGGCGTTTTGTCTCGATGAGCGCGGCTCCTCTGTTTGCCCCGGACGGCGCGGTGGATGAAGTCGTGTTGAGCCTTGTCGACGTCACCGGCCAGAAGTCCATGGAGCGCCAATTGGCCCATGCCCTCAAGATGGAGTCGCTTGGGCAACTCGCGGCCGGCATCGCTCACGAAATCAATACCCCGGTGCAGTATGTGGGCGGCAACCTGGAATTTCTGGGCAACACCTTTGGCCGTTTGCTGGAACTGCTCGACAAACTGGCGGCTTCGGCTCTGGCCGGGCAGGGGGAGCCACAGGGGAATCAGCGCCTGGCCGAGGAACTGGCCGAGCTTCTTGGCGACGAGGAATTGCGGTTTTTGCTGGAAGAAACGCCGGCCGCCATCCAGGAATCCAAGGAAGGCCTCGATCGGGTGGCTGCCATTGTCCTTTCCATGAAACGCTTTGCCCATCCGGGCAATGCGGCGGCCCTGCCTGTGGACGTGGCCCAGGCCGTGGCCGACACCCTGGCCGTTTCCCGCAGCGCCTGGAAGTTTGCAGCCGACGTCAGCGTGGAAATTGACGCCGATGTGCCGCCGGTCCTGTTTGTTCCGGGCGATTTCAATCAGATTCTGCTCAACATTGTGGTCAACGCCGCCCAGGCCGTTGAGGAAAAGTTCGCTCCAACCGGCCGCAAGGGCCATATCGCCATCCGGGCGGCGCAAAGCGCCGGCGGCGTGGAACTGGTCATTGCCGATGATGGTCCCGGTATTCCGGCCGCCATCCGCCAGCGAATCTTCGATCCTTTTTTCACCACCAAGCCCGTGGGCAAGGGGACCGGGCAGGGCTTGGCCATTGTCCACTCCCTTGTGGAGCGTCACAAGGCCGGGCTGGAGGTCCTCTCGAAGCCTGGGGAGGGGACCAGTTTCGTGTTGCGCCTGCCCGTGGCTGAGCAAGCCAAAATCGGCCTCTGA
- a CDS encoding HEAT repeat domain-containing protein — protein sequence MSYEYDVVLSFAGEDREYVGKVAECLRVSSVKVFYDEFEKVSLWGANLYDRLHDVYCNKSIYMVMFVSSFYVDKKWTNHERVAAQERAFSEKNNEYILPAKFDDAIVPGLPRTIGYIDLRKLSPDEFAGLIVDKINCYMPAAARELVLMLRSGSAAVRKTAASELGVFRNAAVVNELTCSVEDADFEVRLAVVNSLFQIGGEGIADLLLKLLSDSDERIRGKSIQLLGRMNKREHIQNVLYLFNDESIFVRTKTAEYLGGCDDPTVVPMLVGMMKDTDVNVASAARASLKQFEDEGTFRYIVNLLNDKDDMVRVDALEILEGFEEISPFEALIEALKDFSPVVRKRAVRAIWYADDIRALPFLYNAVCDEDVGVAMAALECLEDIIEDRSVDVIEKATASVDSKTLSIVVDALEEFEESSNLSMYIQHCRKSRVDN from the coding sequence ATGTCATATGAATATGATGTTGTGCTCTCATTTGCCGGTGAAGATCGAGAGTATGTTGGTAAAGTTGCAGAATGTTTGCGAGTAAGTAGTGTGAAAGTTTTTTATGATGAGTTTGAAAAAGTATCGCTGTGGGGTGCGAACTTGTATGATAGGCTGCATGATGTTTACTGTAACAAATCTATATATATGGTCATGTTTGTGTCTTCTTTTTATGTGGATAAAAAGTGGACAAATCATGAACGCGTTGCAGCTCAGGAGCGGGCATTCTCAGAAAAAAATAATGAGTATATTCTTCCTGCAAAATTTGATGACGCTATTGTTCCAGGCTTGCCTAGAACAATTGGATATATCGATTTGAGAAAATTGTCTCCAGATGAATTTGCTGGTTTGATCGTTGATAAAATTAATTGTTATATGCCTGCTGCTGCCCGAGAACTAGTTTTGATGTTGCGCTCAGGAAGTGCAGCTGTTCGGAAAACTGCAGCGTCTGAATTAGGGGTGTTTAGAAATGCAGCTGTTGTGAACGAGTTGACTTGTTCTGTTGAAGATGCTGATTTCGAAGTTCGACTGGCTGTTGTTAACTCTCTTTTTCAGATAGGCGGTGAGGGCATAGCCGATCTGTTGCTTAAGTTGTTGTCTGATAGTGATGAAAGGATTCGCGGGAAATCTATTCAGCTCTTGGGGCGTATGAATAAACGCGAACATATTCAGAATGTGTTGTATCTGTTTAATGATGAATCGATTTTTGTTCGAACGAAAACAGCAGAATATCTAGGGGGATGTGATGATCCGACGGTTGTTCCAATGCTGGTTGGTATGATGAAAGACACTGATGTGAATGTTGCTTCGGCTGCAAGAGCTTCATTGAAGCAATTTGAGGATGAGGGAACTTTTCGATATATAGTGAATTTGCTGAATGATAAAGATGATATGGTTCGAGTTGATGCGTTAGAAATTTTGGAAGGTTTCGAAGAGATTTCCCCTTTTGAAGCTTTGATAGAGGCGTTGAAAGATTTTAGTCCGGTTGTGCGGAAAAGGGCTGTCAGAGCGATATGGTATGCTGATGATATTCGTGCTCTTCCTTTTTTATATAATGCTGTATGTGATGAAGATGTCGGTGTTGCAATGGCAGCGCTAGAATGTCTCGAGGACATTATTGAAGATCGATCTGTCGATGTTATAGAAAAAGCGACGGCTTCTGTTGATAGTAAAACTCTGTCTATTGTCGTTGATGCATTGGAAGAATTTGAAGAATCGTCAAATTTATCAATGTACATACAGCATTGTCGTAAGTCGCGTGTTGATAATTGA
- a CDS encoding DUF2207 domain-containing protein: protein MIRNAFAAVQLFFALVLPAAAWAGPAAAAPERILSFDSRVVIAATADLTVTETIRVLATGASIRQGIVREFPTRYTTPDGKSATVDFRVLSVRRDGHSEDYHTASAGNGVNVYMGKKGVNIPPGEHVYELTYATDGQIGLFDGYDELYWNVTGNGWRLPIDKAAAEIHLPPGADIRQSAAYTGPAGAKGRDYTIHTTPGIFFCETTRPLPPGQGLTVAVAFPKGFITLPTPLERALSGQAFHMAAAGLAVVTVFFLTAWYLVGRDPKRGLTIPLFTPPADLSAPATRYVRRMGFDDKTFAAGLVEMAVTGGVTIEDAEDVYIVGRGKNVFPKGSWQRDIRDDLLGALPALRMEQENHARIRKARESLERALQSSYKGSFFRVNRSFYCVGAALSLLAFGLTAFRAKDPEMAGIFFSWIGFWTFAVAALGLRAWRALRRARARPRFMTILAAVFTCLLAVPFFIGEVAGLAFLSVAVSLPAAGCLMLIAALNALFWHLLKAPTQEGRRIMDALEGFRLYLSVGERERLELLNPPERTPELFERYLPYALALDVENAWADQFADVLNRAAAEGYSPSWYVGHGFASGDFSGFADNLGSGFSTAISSSATAPGSVSGSGGGGSSGGGGGGGGGGGW from the coding sequence GTGATCCGCAACGCCTTCGCCGCCGTCCAGCTCTTTTTCGCGCTCGTCCTTCCCGCCGCGGCCTGGGCAGGTCCGGCCGCCGCAGCCCCCGAACGCATCCTGTCCTTTGACAGCCGCGTCGTCATCGCTGCGACAGCGGACCTGACCGTCACCGAAACCATCCGCGTCCTGGCCACCGGGGCCAGCATCCGCCAGGGCATCGTCCGGGAATTTCCCACCCGGTACACCACTCCCGACGGCAAATCGGCGACCGTGGATTTTCGCGTCCTGTCCGTGCGCCGCGACGGCCACAGCGAAGACTATCATACGGCGTCCGCCGGAAACGGCGTCAACGTGTACATGGGCAAGAAAGGCGTCAACATTCCCCCAGGCGAGCACGTCTACGAGCTGACCTACGCCACCGACGGCCAGATCGGCCTGTTTGACGGCTACGACGAACTGTACTGGAACGTCACCGGCAATGGCTGGCGCCTGCCCATCGACAAGGCCGCCGCCGAAATCCACCTGCCCCCCGGAGCCGACATCAGGCAATCCGCCGCCTACACCGGCCCGGCCGGGGCCAAGGGCCGCGACTACACCATCCACACCACGCCGGGCATTTTTTTCTGCGAAACAACCCGGCCTCTGCCGCCCGGCCAGGGACTGACCGTGGCCGTGGCCTTTCCCAAAGGCTTTATCACCCTGCCAACGCCACTGGAACGAGCCCTGTCCGGCCAGGCCTTTCACATGGCAGCCGCCGGTCTGGCGGTGGTGACGGTCTTTTTCCTGACTGCCTGGTATCTGGTCGGGCGCGACCCGAAGCGCGGCCTGACCATCCCGCTTTTCACCCCGCCGGCCGATCTTTCCGCCCCGGCTACCCGCTATGTGCGGCGCATGGGATTTGACGACAAAACCTTTGCCGCCGGCCTGGTGGAGATGGCCGTGACCGGCGGCGTGACCATTGAGGATGCCGAGGACGTCTACATTGTGGGCCGGGGCAAAAACGTCTTCCCCAAGGGCTCCTGGCAGCGCGACATCCGCGACGACCTCCTGGGAGCCTTGCCGGCTTTGCGCATGGAACAGGAAAATCACGCCCGCATTCGCAAGGCCCGCGAAAGTCTGGAACGCGCCCTGCAGAGCAGCTATAAAGGGTCGTTTTTTCGGGTCAACCGGAGTTTCTATTGCGTGGGCGCGGCCCTGTCGCTCCTCGCCTTCGGGCTGACCGCATTTCGGGCCAAGGACCCGGAAATGGCCGGCATCTTTTTTTCCTGGATCGGCTTTTGGACCTTTGCCGTGGCCGCACTTGGCCTGCGGGCTTGGCGAGCCCTGCGCCGAGCCCGGGCGCGCCCACGTTTCATGACCATTCTCGCCGCCGTCTTCACCTGCCTGCTCGCCGTGCCGTTTTTCATCGGCGAAGTGGCCGGGCTGGCCTTTTTGTCCGTGGCCGTTTCGCTCCCTGCCGCAGGCTGTCTGATGCTTATCGCGGCGCTAAACGCCCTCTTCTGGCATCTGCTCAAGGCCCCGACCCAGGAAGGCCGCCGGATCATGGACGCGTTGGAAGGCTTTCGCCTGTACCTGTCCGTGGGGGAACGCGAGCGTCTGGAGTTGTTGAACCCACCCGAACGCACCCCGGAACTTTTTGAGCGCTATCTGCCCTACGCCCTGGCCCTGGATGTGGAAAACGCCTGGGCGGACCAGTTCGCCGATGTCCTCAACCGGGCAGCGGCCGAGGGCTACAGCCCGTCGTGGTACGTGGGCCACGGGTTTGCCTCGGGCGATTTCTCCGGCTTTGCCGACAATCTGGGCTCGGGGTTTTCCACAGCCATCAGTTCCTCGGCCACAGCTCCGGGGTCAGTATCGGGCAGCGGCGGGGGCGGGAGTTCCGGCGGCGGGGGTGGGGGAGGAGGTGGAGGCGGTTGGTAG
- a CDS encoding molybdopterin-dependent oxidoreductase: MPTGATPVVATCTRDCPSACGLLAHVENGRVVKLTGNPDHPVNLGTVCRKVPAFVRRMNSPHRVLTPLRRRNGSWTAVSWKDALDEMADRLKDCVERLGPESILYYMGFGERTALKILNARFFAHLGGVTTLRGTLCGGTGYAAQSLDYGPRVSHDPVDLANARTIVLWGRNPAATQFGLMPHLRKARQRGAKVVLIDPRNSESAALADVHIRPKPGRDAFLALAVAKYIIEQGWQDQEFLAKHTDNLEAFFDLLARLSFEELLAACDVEALAIDALARDYIVGRPTATLLGWGLHRFTLGHEMIRAVDALGAVSGNIGIPGGGVSQGFEEWGPYDQVLWGTNLHPPRRTFLMPQIGREILEASDPPVAMAVISAANPVCMAPNSDLVAQALDSVPFVVTMNMFLDDTADHADLFLPCAAFYEQRDIVASFGHNMVGPLLRAVDPPGECRSQFDIFMDLATRFPFAGEYVKSEEAWLRLLLRPLLEKGVAWDDLWRGPVRIPDTPLVPWADGRFDTPSGRFQLLTEVTTCADCRDAARYPYHLLTVGGARHLCSEREPGDGDGPADLSMASEVALRLGIADGSPARLVSPLGSLIVTVHHDATLRPDVVTCARGGWLKGGQGINRLIPDMVSEVGQGTPYYEARVDVEALS, encoded by the coding sequence ATGCCAACCGGAGCAACTCCCGTTGTTGCCACCTGCACCCGCGATTGTCCGAGCGCCTGCGGGCTTCTGGCCCATGTCGAAAACGGCCGGGTGGTCAAACTGACCGGCAATCCCGACCACCCCGTCAACCTGGGCACGGTCTGCCGCAAAGTGCCGGCTTTTGTGCGCCGCATGAACAGCCCGCATCGGGTGCTCACGCCGCTTCGCCGCCGCAATGGTTCCTGGACGGCGGTTTCCTGGAAAGACGCCCTGGACGAGATGGCCGACCGGCTCAAGGATTGCGTGGAGCGGCTCGGGCCGGAGTCCATTCTCTATTATATGGGTTTCGGCGAGCGCACGGCGCTTAAAATCCTCAACGCCCGGTTTTTCGCCCATCTCGGAGGGGTCACCACCCTGCGCGGCACCTTGTGCGGCGGCACCGGCTACGCCGCCCAAAGCCTGGATTACGGTCCCCGCGTCTCCCACGATCCGGTCGATCTGGCCAATGCCCGCACCATCGTCTTGTGGGGCCGCAATCCCGCCGCCACCCAGTTCGGGCTTATGCCACACCTGCGTAAGGCCCGGCAGCGGGGCGCCAAGGTGGTGCTCATCGATCCGCGAAACAGCGAATCGGCCGCCTTGGCCGACGTCCATATCCGGCCAAAGCCCGGCCGTGACGCTTTTCTGGCCCTGGCCGTGGCCAAATACATCATCGAGCAAGGCTGGCAGGATCAGGAATTCCTGGCCAAACACACCGACAACCTGGAGGCCTTTTTTGACCTCCTGGCCCGGTTGTCCTTTGAGGAGTTGCTTGCGGCCTGCGATGTGGAGGCACTCGCCATTGACGCCCTGGCCCGCGACTACATCGTCGGACGGCCCACGGCCACGCTCCTGGGTTGGGGCCTGCACCGCTTCACCCTTGGCCATGAGATGATCCGGGCCGTGGACGCTCTGGGCGCGGTTTCCGGCAACATCGGCATCCCTGGCGGCGGCGTGTCCCAGGGCTTCGAGGAATGGGGACCCTACGATCAGGTGTTGTGGGGCACGAACCTCCATCCGCCCCGGCGCACTTTTCTCATGCCGCAGATCGGCCGGGAAATCCTGGAAGCGTCCGATCCGCCCGTGGCCATGGCCGTCATCTCCGCCGCCAACCCGGTGTGCATGGCCCCCAATTCCGATCTTGTGGCCCAGGCTCTGGACAGCGTGCCCTTTGTCGTGACCATGAACATGTTTTTAGACGACACGGCCGACCACGCCGACCTGTTTCTGCCCTGCGCCGCCTTTTACGAGCAGCGCGACATCGTGGCCAGCTTCGGCCACAACATGGTCGGGCCGCTTCTTCGGGCAGTCGATCCGCCGGGCGAGTGCCGCTCCCAGTTCGATATTTTCATGGATCTGGCCACGCGCTTCCCCTTTGCCGGCGAGTACGTCAAATCCGAAGAGGCATGGCTGCGTCTGCTTCTGCGGCCGCTCCTGGAAAAGGGCGTGGCCTGGGACGACCTGTGGCGCGGCCCGGTGCGCATCCCGGACACCCCGCTGGTTCCCTGGGCCGACGGCCGGTTCGACACGCCGTCCGGCCGCTTCCAGCTTTTGACCGAGGTCACGACTTGTGCCGACTGCCGCGATGCCGCCCGCTATCCCTACCATCTGCTGACGGTCGGCGGGGCGCGCCATCTGTGTTCCGAGCGCGAACCCGGCGACGGCGACGGCCCGGCCGATCTGTCCATGGCCTCCGAGGTGGCGCTGCGTCTGGGCATTGCCGACGGCAGCCCGGCCCGCCTGGTCAGTCCGCTTGGCAGCCTGATTGTGACCGTCCACCATGACGCGACCCTTCGCCCGGACGTCGTGACCTGTGCTCGTGGCGGCTGGCTCAAAGGCGGCCAGGGAATCAACCGGCTGATCCCGGACATGGTAAGCGAAGTCGGGCAGGGGACGCCGTATTACGAAGCCCGTGTGGATGTGGAGGCGCTGTCATGA